The genomic region CGAAGCCGGTGGCCCGATGCACACCGCTTCATCAGCAAAGCGCACATGCAGGCTTTCCTTGTCGGCGGTCGAATACACGGCCACCGTCTTGATGCCCATTTCCTTACAGGTGCGGATAATGCGCAAGGCAATTTCGCCCCGGTTGGCAATCAGTATTTTTTTGAACACAGCTCTAGTGAGAAGTGAGAAATGAGAAGCGAGAAGTAAGACAGGTCCGTTTTAGGGTTCTTACTTCTCACTTCTCATTTCTCATGTCTGAAATTACATCGGCTCAATCAGGAACAGCGGCTGGTCGTATTCCACCGGTGAGGCGTTTTCTACCAGGGCTTTCACCACGCGGCCACTCTGCTCGGCTTCGATTTCGTTGAAGAGCTTCATGGCTTCGATGATGCAAATCACCTGGCCTTTCTCTACCAAGTCACCTACCTGAATGAAAGCGGGCGTTTCGGGGCCGCTGCTGCGGTAGAACGTGCCAATCATCGGGGATTTCAGCGGAACCATGTTGCTGGCTTCGGCTGGGGCCGGAGCAGCAGCTGGAGCTGGTGCGGCGGCAACCGGAGCGGCGGCTGGAGCAGCCACAGCAGCGGGAGCAGCCTGCGGCGCTGGC from Hymenobacter canadensis harbors:
- the accB gene encoding acetyl-CoA carboxylase biotin carboxyl carrier protein, translated to MKAKELQELIDFIAKSGLNKVNIETEEFKISVQREPNTRQVMSVAAPAPQAAPAAVAAPAAAPVAAAPAPAAAPAPAEASNMVPLKSPMIGTFYRSSGPETPAFIQVGDLVEKGQVICIIEAMKLFNEIEAEQSGRVVKALVENASPVEYDQPLFLIEPM